The following coding sequences lie in one Silene latifolia isolate original U9 population chromosome 5, ASM4854445v1, whole genome shotgun sequence genomic window:
- the LOC141656212 gene encoding protein VERNALIZATION 3-like, whose amino-acid sequence MPRVARDPLVVGRVVGDVLDPFNRSVPLRATYNGRDVSNACEFSPSQVVTQPRVQVGGDDFRTCYTLVMVDPDAPSPSDPNLRECLHWLVVDIPGTTDATFGQEVVCYESPRPSIGIHRFILVLFRQLGRQTVYAPGWRQNFNTRDFAELYNLGLPVAAVYYNCQREGGSGGRRRPLDNDALFLANSIGPLAQNYPKRSR is encoded by the exons ATGCCTAGGGTTGCTAGAGATCCACTAGTTGTAGGTCGAGTCGTTGGGGATGTCTTAGATCCCTTTAATAGGAGTGTTCCCTTAAGAGCTACCTACAATGGTAGGGATGTTAGTAATGCTTGTGAATTTAGTCCCTCCCAAGTTGTCACCCAACCTAGGGTTCAGGTTGGAGGTGATGACTTCAGGACTTGCTATACTTTG GTGATGGTGGATCCTGATGCTCCTAGCCCAAGTGATCCGAATCTTAGGGAATGCTTGCACTG GTTGGTGGTTGATATTCCTGGGACCACGGATGCAACCTTCG GCCAGGAGGTGGTTTGCTATGAAAGCCCTCGGCCATCGATCGGGATACACCGATTCATACTTGTATTGTTCCGGCAATTGGGTAGGCAAACTGTGTACGCCCCGGGCTGGCGTCAGAACTTCAACACTAGAGACTTTGCTGAGCTCTACAATCTTGGTTTGCCTGTTGCTGCTGTCTACTACAATTGCCAACGTGAGGGTGGTTCCGGTGGTAGGAG GAGGCCTTTGGACAATGATGCATTGTTCCTCGCTAACTCAATTGGGCCATTGGCCCAAAACTATCCCAAAAGGAGTAGATGA